Proteins found in one Subtercola endophyticus genomic segment:
- the kdpA gene encoding potassium-transporting ATPase subunit KdpA translates to MDTFFAILQVATLVLFLVLIYRPLGDYMAHIYTSKHNLKAERGFYRIIGVNPESEQTWRAYLRGVLAFSLIGVLILYGIQRLQAVLPYSLGMPAIPEGLSFNTAISFVTNTNWQSYSPDVTMGYSVQLAGLAVQNFVSAAVGIAVAIALVRGFAYRRSGTIGNFWVDLTRGTLRLLLPLSILTAIVLIAGGVIQNFNGFTDVTTLTGGTQSIPGGPVASQEAIKMLGTNGGGFFNANSAHPFENPTAWTSLLQIVLMLAIPFSLPRTFGKMVGDNKQGYAILAAMSTIFLISLSALSIFEKIGAGSAPQLAGAAMEGKEDRFGIFGSTLFGTASTLTSTGAVNSMHDSYTALGGMMPMLNMMLGEVAPGGVGSGLYGMLILAIIAVFIAGLLVGRTPEYLGKKLGPREIKLASIYILVTPTLVLAGTALSFAIPAVRDDVTSTSIWNSGLHGLSEVLYAFTSAANNNGSAFAGLTANTPWFNTALGVAMLLGRFVPMVLVLALAGSLAAQDKIPATAGTLPTHRPQFVGLLVAVTVVIVALTYFPAITLGPLAEGLK, encoded by the coding sequence GTGGACACCTTCTTCGCCATCCTCCAAGTCGCAACCCTGGTGTTGTTTCTTGTTCTGATCTATCGCCCGCTCGGCGACTACATGGCACACATCTATACGAGCAAGCACAATCTCAAGGCCGAACGCGGTTTCTACCGGATCATCGGGGTGAACCCCGAATCCGAGCAGACCTGGCGGGCGTACCTGCGCGGTGTACTCGCGTTCTCCCTGATCGGCGTGCTGATTCTCTACGGCATCCAGCGGCTGCAAGCCGTGCTGCCCTACTCACTCGGTATGCCCGCCATCCCCGAGGGGCTGTCTTTCAACACGGCCATATCGTTCGTGACCAATACGAACTGGCAGTCGTACTCACCCGATGTCACGATGGGTTACAGCGTTCAGCTCGCCGGTCTCGCTGTGCAGAACTTCGTCTCCGCGGCCGTCGGCATCGCGGTGGCCATCGCTCTGGTGCGCGGATTCGCGTACCGCCGCTCGGGCACGATCGGCAACTTCTGGGTCGACCTGACGCGCGGCACGCTGCGGCTGCTGCTGCCGCTGTCGATCCTGACTGCGATCGTACTGATCGCCGGAGGCGTGATCCAGAACTTCAACGGCTTCACCGACGTGACCACTCTCACCGGCGGTACGCAGAGCATTCCGGGTGGCCCGGTCGCGTCGCAGGAGGCGATCAAGATGCTCGGCACCAACGGTGGCGGCTTCTTCAACGCCAACTCCGCGCATCCGTTCGAGAACCCCACCGCCTGGACCAGCCTGTTGCAGATCGTGTTGATGCTCGCTATTCCGTTCAGCCTGCCGCGCACGTTCGGCAAGATGGTCGGCGACAACAAGCAGGGTTACGCGATTCTCGCCGCCATGTCGACGATCTTCCTCATCTCGCTCTCGGCCCTCTCGATCTTCGAGAAGATCGGCGCAGGCTCCGCACCACAACTTGCGGGTGCCGCTATGGAAGGCAAGGAAGACCGCTTCGGCATCTTCGGGTCGACTCTCTTCGGTACCGCCAGCACGCTGACCTCGACCGGTGCCGTGAACTCTATGCACGACTCGTACACGGCCCTCGGCGGAATGATGCCGATGCTCAACATGATGCTCGGTGAAGTCGCGCCGGGTGGTGTCGGATCCGGCCTCTACGGAATGCTGATCCTCGCCATCATCGCGGTCTTCATCGCCGGACTGCTGGTCGGGCGCACCCCCGAGTACCTGGGCAAGAAGCTCGGACCGCGCGAAATCAAACTCGCCAGCATCTACATTCTGGTCACCCCGACGCTGGTGCTCGCCGGCACCGCACTGAGCTTCGCGATACCCGCGGTGCGAGACGACGTGACGAGCACATCGATCTGGAACTCCGGACTGCACGGCTTGTCAGAAGTGCTCTACGCGTTCACCTCAGCCGCCAATAACAACGGTTCTGCCTTTGCCGGACTCACGGCGAACACGCCCTGGTTCAACACCGCGCTCGGAGTCGCCATGCTGCTCGGCCGGTTCGTGCCGATGGTGCTGGTTCTGGCGCTCGCCGGTTCTCTTGCGGCTCAAGACAAGATTCCCGCCACAGCAGGCACCCTGCCAACGCACCGGCCCCAGTTCGTCGGGCTCCTCGTCGCAGTGACAGTGGTCATCGTCGCTCTCACCTACTTTCCCGCAATCACGCTAGGTCCGCTAGCGGAAGGACTCAAGTAA